The Pyrus communis chromosome 9, drPyrComm1.1, whole genome shotgun sequence genome has a segment encoding these proteins:
- the LOC137744392 gene encoding two-pore potassium channel 4-like: MCTLMSGFSLILVMSLPLREPIAAFGSIAIHAAVVGMYFIFGIVAGAFNMHAKDRASGRSKSDNWVGDIIFAFNKTATCLYFTSVTLSTVGYGDIVPHDGDKVAMLLTMLLMLLGYYLVSFVIAMEVDRLGSWLLMRFHERRRGFIRFFWACLCGPMLIASGGIMIRYMEGISWADSFYLSVASVTTTGYGDKHFNTLLGKCFASIWLLVSTILSSKSAQFMFDVIMWIKRVRACRDCGTICHTCVVADLTSQIHAVRIG, encoded by the coding sequence ATGTGTACCCTTATGTCtggtttttctttaattttagttATGTCTCTACCGCTGCGAGAGCCTATTGCAGCTTTTGGGAGCATCGCTATCCATGCTGCTGTTGTTGGCATGTATTTCATTTTCGGTATAGTTGCTGGTGCCTTCAACATGCATGCTAAGGATCGCGCGTCTGGCCGCAGCAAGTCTGATAATTGGGTGGGGGATATTATATTTGCGTTCAACAAAACTGCTACTTGCTTATATTTTACCAGCGTGACTTTATCAACTGTTGGTTACGGAGACATAGTTCCCCATGACGGAGATAAAGTTGCCATGTTGCTGACAATGCTCTTGATGTTATTGGGTTACTACCTTGTCAGTTTTGTGATTGCCATGGAAGTTGACAGATTGGGTAGTTGGTTGTTGATGCGCTTCCATGAGAGAAGAAGAGGATTCATAAGATTTTTCTGGGCGTGTCTTTGCGGGCCGATGCTCATAGCTTCTGGAGGTATTATGATTAGGTATATGGAGGGGATTTCGTGGGCCGATTCCTTCTATCTATCAGTGGCGTCTGTCACAACTACAGGCTACGGGGATAAGCATTTCAACACATTGTTGGGCAAGTGTTTTGCTAGCATATGGCTTCTGGTCAGCACCATCCTGAGTAGTAAATCTGCACAGTTTATGTTTGACGTGATCATGTGGATTAAAAGAGTGAGAGCTTGTCGTGACTGTGGCACCATTTGCCACACATGTGTTGTCGCGGACTTAACGTCACAAATACACGCAGTACGCATTGGATGA
- the LOC137746298 gene encoding vesicle-fusing ATPase-like gives MELKKLQDFKLVESVKSEIGSKILRKHHRLHRSSDQCHKEIVNQHEATSSNIVRHKEFNLQTLGIGGLGAEFADIFQRAFVSHVFPPHVTNKLLMALKF, from the exons ATGGAGTTGAAGAAGCTGCAGGACTTCAAACTCGTCGAGTCGGTTAAGTCTGAGATCGGATCAAAGATTCTGAGGAAGCACCATCGTCTTCACCGTTCCTCAGATCAATGCCATAAGGAG ATTGTAAATCAGCATGAAGCTACAAGTAGCAACATTGTCAGGCACAAGGAGTTTAATCTTCAAACACTTGGAATTGGTGGCTTAGGTGCTGAGTTTGCAGATATATTTCAAAGAGCTTTTGTATCCCATGTTTTCCCTCCTCACGTGACAAATAA ATTGTTAATGGCCCTGAAGTTTTGA
- the LOC137744393 gene encoding uncharacterized mitochondrial protein AtMg00810-like codes for MNTVRVLLSVAINKGWPMYQMDVKNAFLHGELEEDVYMRLPPGHSQSHKQDVVCKLHKSIYGLKQSPRAWYAKLSSVLISVGFGRSNADSSLFVRSGTADTLVVLVYVDDLIITGDNPEEIKELKHSLQQRFAIKDLGVLRYFLGIEMATSHKGFFLNQRKYVLDLLKEANMSDAKPVPTPLDIKLKVSLEGQSLPNISYYQRLVGKLIYLTITRPDITYAVSIVSQFMHSPTMEHFNLVKRILRYLKGSVGRGIIMKKNASTQITGYCDADWAGNSIDRKSTTGFCTFVGGNLVSWKSKKQTVVARSSAEAEYRAMASTACELIWLKGLLCDLGVFNHQSMSLFCDNQAAMHIASNPVFHERTKHIEVDCHYVRTQVQSQVIQTHFVRSSDQLADLFTKSLASHQFQLLLGKLGSINLLDPA; via the coding sequence ATGAACACAGTGCGCGTACTCTTGTCTGTGGCTATCAACAAAGGATGGCCTAtgtatcaaatggatgtaaaaaacgCCTTCTTACATGGTGAGCTTGAAGAAGACGTCTACATGAGATTACCACCGGGTCACTCTCAAAGTCATAAACAGGATGTTGTGTGTAAACTGcacaaatcaatttatggtcttAAACAATCACCGAGAGCCTGGTATGCTAAGCTCAGTTCAGTCCTTATCAGTGTTGGTTTTGGAAGAAGCAATGCGGACTCCTCTTTATTTGTACGCTCAGGCACCGCTGATACATTGGTTGTTCTTGTGTATGTTGATGACTTGATTATCACCGGAGATAACCctgaagaaatcaaagaactcAAGCACTCCCTTCAGCAACGCTTTGCAATAAAAGATCTTGGTGTTCTGAGATACTTCCTTGGCATCGAAATGGCTACATCTCACAAGGGCTTCTTCCTTAACCAGCGCAAATATGTTCTGGATCTCCTTAAGGAAGCAAACATGAGTGATGCTAAACCAGTCCCTACACCTCTTGACATTAAACTTAAAGTCAGCTTAGAGGGTCAATCTCTTCCAAACATAAGTTATTATCAGCGGTTGGTTGGTAAGTTGATATACCTGACCATCACAAGGCCCGACATTACCTATGCTGTCAGTATTGTTAGccaatttatgcactctcccACGATGGAGCACTTTAACCTAGTCAAAAGGATACTTCGGTATCTAAAAGGTTCTGTGGGACGTGGTATAATCATGAAGAAAAATGCAAGCACTCAGATTACAGGTTAttgtgatgcagattgggctggcAATTCCATTGATCGTAAGTCTACAACGGGATTTTGCACGTTTGTGGGAGGCAACCTTGTCTCAtggaaaagcaaaaaacaaactgTCGTTGCAAGATCCAGTGCTGAGGCAGAATATCGGGCAATGGCATCTACTGCGTGTGAACTAATCTGGCTCAAAGGTTTACTGTGTGACTTAGGTGTTTTCAATCATCAATCCATGTCCCTTTTCTGTGACAATCAGGCTGCAATGCACATTGCTTCCAACCCAGTTTTTCATGAGAGAACCAAGCACATTGAAGTCGATTGTCACTATGTTCGTACACAAGTTCAATCTCAGGTTATCCAAACGCATTTTGTAAGGAGCTCGGATCAACTTGCGGACCTATTCACAAAATCATTGGCCTCTCATCAGTTTCAGCTTCTTCTTGGCAAGCTTGGATCTATCAACCTTttggatccagcttga